In the Maribacter sp. MJ134 genome, one interval contains:
- a CDS encoding peptidoglycan DD-metalloendopeptidase family protein has product MQKYWGIILALTVVFSCKEDKEVKVDYEALKISPVEDPVITHFGFNLEDFTVQQDTIKYGDSFGELMLKNKVDYPKIVKITEEYRDTFDVRKIRVGKPYLILKSKDTVEKAQVFIYENDPINYTVVDLRDSVLAYRNKKKVKYVEREASGIIETSLSEAILDQGIDYNVTNNLSEIYAWTIDFFRLQKGDKFKVIYKEKYINDSIYAGVEPIESAYFEHNGRPIYAFAYENDSLKSIVDYFDEEANNLRRTFLRAPVKFSRISSRYNLKRRIRYYGYKLRPHKGTDYAAPIGTPILATADGTVTESTRRGGNGKYVKIRHNGTYSTQYLHMKAQKVKKGEFVRQGDVIGWIGMTGNTGGPHVCYRFWKNGRQVDPLREKLPLAEPLAEPLRPDYFAYIAPIKDQLDCIVYPEPEPEEEDLLTLNEENVTK; this is encoded by the coding sequence ATGCAAAAATATTGGGGCATAATATTGGCATTAACAGTGGTGTTTTCGTGTAAGGAAGATAAAGAGGTGAAAGTTGATTATGAGGCCTTAAAAATCAGTCCTGTAGAAGACCCTGTAATAACCCATTTTGGGTTTAATTTAGAAGACTTTACCGTTCAGCAAGACACTATTAAGTATGGCGATAGTTTTGGAGAGTTAATGCTTAAAAACAAGGTGGACTATCCTAAAATTGTAAAGATAACCGAAGAGTACAGGGATACTTTTGACGTGCGTAAAATTAGAGTGGGGAAACCCTATCTAATTCTGAAATCCAAGGATACCGTGGAAAAAGCTCAAGTCTTTATCTATGAGAACGATCCCATAAACTATACCGTTGTTGACTTAAGGGACAGTGTGCTGGCCTATAGAAATAAGAAGAAGGTAAAATATGTAGAACGTGAAGCTTCCGGAATCATAGAGACCTCTTTATCCGAAGCTATATTGGACCAAGGTATAGATTACAACGTAACCAATAATTTATCGGAAATATATGCTTGGACCATTGATTTCTTCAGGCTACAGAAGGGAGATAAGTTTAAGGTCATTTACAAGGAGAAATATATTAATGATTCCATTTACGCAGGAGTGGAACCAATAGAGTCTGCCTATTTTGAACATAACGGCCGACCAATTTATGCCTTTGCCTATGAGAATGATTCCTTAAAAAGTATTGTAGATTATTTTGATGAGGAGGCTAACAATTTAAGAAGAACATTTTTAAGGGCTCCGGTTAAATTCAGCAGAATATCATCTAGGTATAACCTAAAAAGGCGAATACGGTATTATGGGTATAAATTGCGTCCACATAAGGGTACCGACTATGCCGCACCTATAGGAACCCCTATTTTGGCCACTGCAGATGGCACGGTTACAGAGTCTACCCGCAGGGGTGGAAACGGGAAGTATGTCAAAATTAGGCATAACGGCACCTACTCCACACAATACTTGCATATGAAGGCTCAAAAAGTAAAAAAAGGAGAGTTTGTACGTCAGGGAGATGTCATAGGGTGGATCGGAATGACCGGTAATACTGGTGGTCCCCATGTATGTTATCGTTTTTGGAAAAATGGGAGACAAGTAGATCCCCTAAGAGAAAAATTACCCTTGGCCGAACCCTTGGCCGAACCTTTGAGACCTGATTACTTTGCTTATATAGCGCCAATTAAGGATCAGTTGGATTGTATTGTATATCCAGAACCTGAACCTGAAGAGGAAGATTTACTAACACTTAACGAAGAAAATGTCACTAAATAG
- the pgi gene encoding glucose-6-phosphate isomerase codes for MSLNSINPTTTNSWKKLKEHHSAIKNTHLKELFALEDGRADNLSIKWNDFLLDFSKNRIDQQTLKLLLELAKEIDLKESIQKYFSGDTINETEGRAVLHTALRARANDEVILDGKNVVQEVYAVKEQMKTFSDAIINGEQKGYTGKAFTDVVNIGIGGSDLGPAMVVEALKFYKNHLDLHFVSNVDGDHAQEVLKKLNPETTLFVVVSKTFTTQETLSNATTIKKWFLQYAEQKDIAKHFAAVSTNTEKIADFGISSENVFPMWDWVGGRFSLWSAVGLSISLAVGFESFDKMLQGANEMDTHFKEAEFSENIPLVMALISIWYNNFYSAETEAIIPYTQYLSRFSAYLQQGIMESNGKSVDRNGESVSYETGTIIWGEPGTNSQHAFFQLIHQGTKLIPTDFIGYKHSLHGNEDHHNKLMANFFAQTEALMNGKTKEEVVQELEEKNMSATEIEKLAPFKVFKGNNPTNTLLIDKLTPKSLGSLIALYEHKIFVQGVLWNIFSYDQWGVELGKQLAGTILKDIEGSQISKHDSSTLRLLQYFKS; via the coding sequence ATGTCACTAAATAGCATAAACCCTACCACGACCAATAGCTGGAAAAAATTAAAAGAACATCATTCCGCTATAAAAAACACACATCTAAAAGAACTCTTTGCTTTAGAAGATGGCAGAGCGGATAACTTGAGCATCAAATGGAATGATTTTTTGCTGGACTTTTCAAAGAATAGAATTGATCAGCAGACCTTAAAACTGCTCTTGGAATTGGCCAAAGAAATAGATTTGAAAGAGTCCATTCAGAAGTACTTCTCGGGAGATACAATTAATGAGACCGAAGGTAGGGCCGTGCTACATACCGCATTAAGGGCAAGAGCAAATGATGAGGTTATATTGGATGGGAAAAATGTAGTACAAGAGGTCTATGCGGTAAAAGAGCAAATGAAGACTTTTAGTGATGCAATTATCAATGGCGAGCAAAAAGGATATACCGGAAAAGCCTTTACCGATGTAGTGAACATTGGTATCGGTGGTTCTGACTTAGGGCCGGCGATGGTCGTAGAAGCTTTAAAATTCTATAAAAACCATTTAGACCTTCATTTTGTAAGCAATGTTGATGGTGATCACGCGCAAGAAGTTTTAAAGAAACTGAATCCGGAGACTACTTTATTCGTTGTTGTTTCCAAGACTTTTACCACCCAAGAAACCCTGAGTAACGCCACGACGATTAAAAAGTGGTTTTTGCAATATGCCGAACAAAAAGATATTGCCAAGCATTTCGCGGCGGTATCAACGAACACGGAGAAAATAGCCGATTTTGGAATTTCTAGCGAGAACGTCTTCCCTATGTGGGATTGGGTCGGAGGTAGATTTTCGCTATGGAGCGCCGTGGGGCTTTCTATTTCACTAGCTGTAGGATTCGAATCGTTTGATAAAATGTTACAGGGAGCCAATGAAATGGATACACACTTTAAGGAAGCCGAGTTTTCTGAAAATATACCCTTGGTCATGGCGCTAATAAGTATATGGTATAACAATTTCTATAGCGCGGAGACTGAAGCTATCATCCCTTATACCCAGTACTTGAGCAGATTTTCTGCTTATTTACAGCAGGGCATTATGGAGAGTAACGGTAAGAGTGTGGACAGAAACGGGGAATCGGTATCCTATGAGACGGGTACGATTATATGGGGTGAGCCTGGGACCAATTCACAACACGCATTTTTTCAGCTTATCCATCAAGGGACCAAATTAATCCCAACGGATTTTATCGGGTATAAGCATTCACTTCACGGAAACGAGGATCATCACAATAAGCTCATGGCCAATTTTTTTGCCCAGACAGAAGCACTCATGAACGGTAAGACAAAAGAGGAGGTAGTGCAGGAGTTAGAGGAGAAGAACATGTCCGCAACGGAGATAGAAAAACTAGCGCCCTTTAAAGTATTCAAGGGTAACAATCCCACCAATACCCTATTAATAGATAAACTTACCCCAAAGAGTCTAGGTAGTTTAATTGCCCTGTACGAACATAAGATTTTCGTACAAGGGGTACTATGGAATATATTTAGTTATGATCAATGGGGAGTAGAACTGGGCAAGCAGTTGGCAGGAACGATACTTAAAGATATAGAAGGTTCGCAAATATCAAAACACGATAGCTCTACGTTACGACTTCTTCAATATTTTAAGAGTTAA
- a CDS encoding TonB-dependent receptor, producing MKKMYLAFVALLIAASAFSQGVTTSSMGGKITDASEEPLLGANVVAVHVPSGTTYGAISDFDGYYRIANMRVGGPYKVTISYVGFNDFVRDNVYLNLGQTERISASLTESATALDEVVVTGVSNGVFGSNKTGTNTNISQRQVATTPAASRSIADFVRLTPQAQLTEGDDGFSISLAGQNNRYNAIYIDGAVNNDVFGLAGSGTNGGQTGANPLSVDAIETFQINIAPFDVRQSGFSGGSINAITRSGSNNLEGSAYFFTRNEGLVGKTPTALLNEGDEAEKVSDFSANTYGVRVGGPLIKDKLFFFMNYERNETEIPQPFIFSNYTGRSSEADLAGLSSFLQNNFDYNPGIFDNNTRTLESNTFVAKLDWNINENHNLSLRHSYVGAENLEARGSGNRAIGFINGSEFFVSNTNSTALELSSRFGNKFSNNLIIGHTSVRDDRDPSGTPFPTVEIQDGDGTIDFGSEPFSTANLLNTDYTTITNNFEIYAGKHTVTLGANLEFAAVKNLFFAFNFGSYLFEDQFNDNGDLISSGLNQFLTNQIANEYQHGYSLVGDGTVGDESNGSADFNTFQAGFYVQDDIQMTDDFKMSIGARIDIPSWEDGTANESFNENTIPLLEAAGKNLQGARVGQGVGTAMFAPRLGFNWDVEGKGTTQVRGGIGVFTSRLPLVWPGGTYNNNGVTGGFAFDATFFGPGAGQPFVADVNNQFKNVAPGSGGLGGNIDLIAEDFKLPQVIKYNVAIDQKLPFWNLIASADFLYTDVITDIYYENLNLRGPVGNYQGADSRPFYDRGDEIDDTYGRIILASNTGGGNATNATFTLRKPFENGFAGSVSYTYGESNKIFDGTSSQNSSQWRNILTVNGKNSPNLPVTRSDFALGNRIVADASYQISWNDNVKTTIALLYQGFQGSPYSFSYREGRDILNDDSRDNALIFIPATADQIQFSGDDAEQAAQWAQLDNFINSIDYLRENRGGYAERNAERGPWSHIVDLKFLQDISFNVGSKKHTLQLTADVFNFTNLLNKDWGRLKFARSEVSPLTTINSSGDVPVFSINQGVMDENGNPDFIEFDDEGIQSSRWQAQLGLRYIFN from the coding sequence ATGAAAAAAATGTATTTGGCATTTGTTGCGCTGTTGATTGCGGCATCTGCATTCTCACAAGGAGTTACCACATCATCAATGGGTGGTAAGATTACAGACGCTTCCGAAGAACCACTATTAGGAGCAAATGTAGTTGCCGTTCACGTTCCCTCAGGAACTACTTATGGCGCAATTTCTGATTTTGATGGTTACTATAGGATTGCCAACATGCGTGTAGGTGGGCCTTATAAAGTTACTATATCCTATGTAGGATTTAACGATTTTGTTCGCGACAATGTTTATCTAAATTTGGGTCAAACGGAAAGGATAAGTGCAAGCCTCACGGAATCTGCAACTGCCTTAGACGAAGTAGTGGTTACCGGAGTCTCTAACGGTGTATTTGGTTCGAACAAAACAGGAACAAACACTAATATATCTCAGCGTCAAGTGGCTACGACGCCCGCAGCATCTAGGTCTATTGCGGATTTTGTTAGACTAACACCTCAAGCGCAATTAACAGAAGGAGATGATGGTTTTTCCATATCACTGGCTGGTCAGAATAATAGGTATAACGCAATTTATATTGATGGTGCCGTGAACAATGATGTTTTTGGTTTAGCCGGTTCTGGAACCAATGGGGGACAGACAGGTGCCAATCCACTATCTGTGGATGCTATTGAAACTTTTCAAATAAATATAGCTCCGTTTGATGTAAGACAATCTGGTTTTTCTGGAGGATCAATAAATGCTATTACTCGTTCTGGTTCTAATAATTTAGAGGGTTCCGCTTATTTTTTTACGAGAAATGAAGGTTTAGTTGGAAAAACACCAACAGCATTATTGAACGAAGGAGACGAAGCAGAAAAAGTAAGCGACTTTTCGGCCAACACGTATGGAGTAAGAGTAGGTGGTCCATTAATTAAGGATAAACTGTTTTTCTTTATGAATTATGAGCGTAATGAAACCGAAATCCCTCAACCTTTTATTTTTAGTAATTATACCGGTCGTTCTTCGGAAGCTGATCTCGCAGGTTTAAGTTCCTTCTTGCAAAATAATTTTGATTACAATCCAGGAATTTTTGATAATAATACACGTACTCTAGAAAGTAACACCTTTGTTGCTAAATTAGATTGGAATATTAATGAAAACCACAATCTATCCTTAAGGCATAGCTACGTAGGTGCAGAAAATCTTGAAGCTAGAGGTTCAGGAAATCGTGCTATAGGCTTTATAAATGGTTCCGAATTCTTTGTTTCCAATACTAATTCTACAGCTTTAGAACTAAGTTCTCGTTTTGGAAATAAATTTAGCAACAACTTAATTATTGGGCATACTTCTGTAAGGGATGATCGTGATCCTTCGGGTACTCCATTTCCTACTGTAGAGATACAGGATGGTGACGGTACCATTGATTTTGGTTCTGAGCCATTTTCAACAGCAAACTTATTGAATACAGATTATACGACGATTACGAATAACTTCGAAATTTATGCAGGAAAACACACTGTAACTCTGGGTGCTAACCTAGAATTTGCCGCTGTTAAAAACTTATTTTTTGCTTTTAACTTTGGCTCATATCTTTTTGAAGATCAATTCAATGATAATGGGGACTTAATCTCCAGTGGTTTAAATCAGTTTTTAACTAATCAAATTGCAAACGAATACCAACATGGTTATTCCTTGGTTGGAGACGGCACTGTAGGAGATGAATCTAACGGTTCTGCTGACTTTAATACTTTCCAAGCAGGGTTTTATGTACAGGACGATATTCAGATGACGGATGATTTTAAGATGAGTATAGGTGCTCGTATTGATATTCCAAGCTGGGAAGATGGAACAGCTAATGAGTCTTTTAATGAGAATACAATCCCGTTATTGGAAGCAGCCGGCAAGAATTTACAAGGCGCGAGAGTTGGTCAAGGTGTAGGTACGGCGATGTTTGCACCTAGATTAGGATTTAACTGGGATGTAGAAGGTAAAGGAACAACTCAGGTAAGAGGTGGTATAGGAGTATTTACTTCAAGATTACCTTTGGTATGGCCTGGTGGAACTTATAACAATAATGGTGTCACGGGTGGATTTGCTTTTGATGCTACATTCTTTGGTCCTGGAGCCGGACAGCCTTTTGTTGCGGATGTTAACAATCAATTCAAAAATGTTGCTCCTGGATCAGGCGGCTTAGGAGGTAACATTGATCTTATAGCGGAAGATTTTAAATTACCACAAGTAATAAAGTATAATGTTGCTATTGACCAAAAATTACCTTTTTGGAATTTAATTGCCTCTGCTGATTTCTTGTATACTGATGTAATTACAGATATCTATTATGAGAATTTGAACTTAAGAGGACCAGTAGGCAATTATCAAGGAGCTGACTCCAGACCTTTTTATGATAGAGGTGATGAAATAGATGATACGTATGGTAGAATAATCCTTGCTTCCAATACAGGTGGTGGTAACGCTACGAATGCTACTTTTACATTGAGAAAGCCGTTTGAAAATGGATTTGCAGGATCTGTTTCTTATACCTATGGAGAATCAAACAAAATATTTGATGGTACTTCATCTCAGAACAGTTCTCAATGGAGAAATATCTTAACTGTTAACGGTAAAAACTCACCTAATCTTCCAGTTACTCGTTCTGACTTTGCATTAGGTAATCGTATAGTTGCAGATGCGTCATATCAAATTTCTTGGAATGATAATGTGAAAACAACGATTGCATTACTCTACCAAGGTTTTCAAGGAAGCCCCTATAGTTTTAGTTATAGAGAAGGCCGTGACATATTGAACGATGACTCTAGGGATAACGCTTTGATTTTTATTCCTGCAACGGCTGATCAGATACAATTTTCCGGTGATGATGCTGAACAAGCTGCACAATGGGCCCAGTTGGATAATTTTATTAACAGCATTGATTACTTAAGAGAAAATAGAGGAGGTTATGCAGAGCGTAATGCCGAAAGAGGACCATGGAGTCATATTGTAGATTTGAAATTCCTTCAAGATATTTCCTTTAATGTCGGAAGTAAAAAACATACCCTTCAGTTAACTGCAGATGTTTTCAATTTCACTAATCTTTTAAATAAAGACTGGGGTAGGTTGAAATTTGCTCGTAGTGAAGTAAGTCCTTTAACTACTATTAATTCTAGTGGTGATGTTCCAGTTTTTAGCATTAACCAAGGAGTTATGGATGAGAATGGTAATCCTGATTTTATAGAATTCGACGATGAAGGTATTCAATCTTCAAGATGGCAAGCACAATTAGGTCTTAGATATATTTTTAACTAG
- a CDS encoding DUF1080 domain-containing protein, producing MNKSCYILLLFFLASGLNAQTKALFNGENLDGWTVYGTELWYVEDGLLVCESGPDKQYGYFATNEHYKNFILELEFKQEADGNSGVFIRSTVDGTKVSGWQVEVAPPGHDTGGVYESYGRNWLIKPDPQKDKVLKMGAWNKMKIKMDGDTITSWLNGTEMITLTDEIIGAGEGSVALQIHDGGGIKVKWRNIRLTELE from the coding sequence GTGAATAAGAGTTGTTATATTTTACTTCTGTTCTTTCTAGCGTCTGGCTTGAATGCACAGACCAAAGCGCTGTTCAATGGTGAGAATTTAGACGGATGGACGGTCTACGGTACGGAACTATGGTACGTAGAAGACGGTCTTTTGGTCTGTGAGAGTGGTCCTGATAAGCAATACGGCTATTTTGCCACCAATGAACACTATAAGAATTTTATACTTGAGCTAGAATTTAAGCAAGAAGCAGACGGCAATAGTGGCGTTTTTATTAGATCTACAGTAGATGGCACCAAGGTCAGTGGATGGCAAGTAGAAGTTGCCCCTCCAGGCCATGATACCGGAGGTGTTTATGAATCATACGGCAGAAATTGGCTTATAAAACCTGACCCGCAAAAGGATAAGGTCTTGAAAATGGGAGCATGGAACAAGATGAAAATAAAGATGGATGGAGACACCATAACGTCTTGGCTAAATGGAACTGAAATGATTACCCTAACGGATGAAATAATAGGTGCAGGAGAGGGATCGGTTGCATTACAGATACATGATGGGGGCGGGATAAAGGTAAAGTGGCGCAATATTAGGTTGACGGAATTAGAATAA
- a CDS encoding endonuclease/exonuclease/phosphatase family protein → MKLIRPLVLYLAIFATNFGFCQAEKKYELRTIAFYNLENLFDTKNDTLIFDDDRTPNGKDKWTAQRYEQKLEHLSKVISEIGFKINQSTPDIIGVCEVENKHVLSDLINQPLLRNSNYGIVHFDSPDERGIDVALLYKKDVFLPINTNSHRLLLFNDLEERDYTRDQLVVEGLLGEEKIHLIVNHWPSRSGGELRSRPYRLAAAQLNKRIIDSLRRQTVNPKIIGMGDFNDDPVDPSFKKILKVKGKKKKLDSLDLYGPMEKMFRKGMGSLAYRDNWNIFDQIYMTANLTTTTKTGYSFWKAAIFTPSYLIDDKGKYKGYPLRTYAGGNYIGGYSDHFPVYMHLIKEVD, encoded by the coding sequence ATGAAGTTAATTAGACCGTTAGTATTGTATCTAGCCATATTTGCTACAAATTTTGGGTTCTGCCAGGCCGAAAAGAAATACGAACTAAGGACGATTGCCTTTTATAATCTTGAAAACCTTTTTGACACCAAAAATGACACTTTGATCTTTGATGACGACAGGACTCCTAATGGGAAAGACAAGTGGACAGCCCAGCGTTACGAACAAAAATTAGAGCATCTGTCCAAGGTTATTTCTGAGATTGGGTTCAAAATCAATCAAAGTACTCCAGATATAATTGGCGTATGTGAAGTAGAGAACAAACATGTTTTATCGGACTTGATCAATCAACCTTTGCTCAGGAACAGTAACTATGGTATCGTGCATTTTGATTCTCCCGATGAAAGAGGTATAGACGTGGCACTGCTATACAAAAAAGACGTTTTTCTTCCTATAAACACCAACAGCCACAGGTTACTTTTATTCAATGATCTTGAGGAAAGGGATTACACCCGGGACCAACTAGTGGTAGAAGGTCTTTTAGGCGAAGAAAAAATACACCTTATTGTTAATCATTGGCCTTCTAGAAGTGGTGGAGAACTTCGTAGTAGACCTTACCGATTGGCCGCAGCGCAACTAAACAAGAGAATTATTGATTCTCTGAGACGACAGACAGTTAATCCAAAAATTATTGGAATGGGCGATTTTAACGATGACCCTGTAGACCCAAGTTTTAAAAAAATACTCAAGGTAAAAGGAAAAAAGAAAAAACTGGATTCCCTTGATCTTTACGGCCCTATGGAAAAGATGTTCAGAAAAGGAATGGGCTCTCTGGCGTATAGGGATAATTGGAACATCTTTGATCAAATTTATATGACAGCCAATTTGACCACTACCACCAAGACTGGCTATAGTTTTTGGAAAGCAGCTATTTTTACTCCTTCCTATTTAATTGATGATAAAGGAAAATATAAGGGCTATCCTTTGCGCACCTACGCGGGAGGAAACTATATTGGCGGGTATAGTGACCATTTTCCGGTTTATATGCATCTCATTAAGGAAGTAGACTGA